DNA sequence from the Methanolobus sp. ZRKC5 genome:
AGGCAGGTATGCTTGCTGTTCGGTTCGATAAAAAGACCATATGCATGGATGATTTCCTTGAATCCGTGCAGAAAGTAATGACAAAAAGAGAAAACGAAACAGAAGTTCTGCCGGAAGGAATGTTCATTTAAGCATTTCTGGTGGTAAGTTACTTCTATTACTTTTTTTATAATATTTTTTGTGAAAGCGCGTTTCCACATAAAAGATGAGATTCGTATATTGGGGATAGATGACTCTGCACTTATAGCGGATACTATCACAATAGTTGGGGCCTTCTTCCGTGGTGGCATGTGGCTTGATGGAGTACTACGCTCAGAAATAATCCGTGATGGTATGGATGCAACCAATCGTATCATTGAAATGGTACGTAAAAGCAAACATTTCCCGCAAATTCGGGCAATAATGCTTGATGGTGTTACCTACGGAGGCTTTAACCCTGTGGATATCGTTCACCTGAATCAAGAAACGAATATTCCAGTAATAGTACTCATGCGAGACCTTCCTAATCTTGAAAAAATGGAATCGGCCCTTACTCACCTGCCGGAAGGTGAAAAAAGAATGGAAATTATTAAAAAAGCTGGCAGCATCATTGAAGTTATCACAAAGGACACATCTAATCCCGTTTTCATACAATGTAGCGGAATAGGAATAAAAATGGCTGCCAGAATAGTTCAACTCTCTTCAACAAGAAGTAATATTCCTGAGCCACTGAGAGTGGCTCACTTAATTGCAACGGGAATCGTTCTTGGAGAATCCAGAGGCAAGGCCTGATCACTTAGAACTGTTTACCAGTTCAATACCTTCGTTCATCAGGGCATCTGCCCTTTCCTTTGTTTTTGATTCTGCAAATATCCTGATTATTGGCTCGGTTCCGGATGGTCTGATAAGTACCCACCCGTCATCATACCATACTTTTACACCATCTGTCGTATCAACTTCATTGTCTTTTGAGAGGACTTCCTTTTTGACATTCTCCATGGTACTCTGAAGGTTTTCTGCCCTGACCTTGGTCTTTGAGTTAAAGTACAGCGGTACACTACTTGCAAGTTCAGATAATTTCTGCCCGCTTGCGATAATCTCCAAAAACTTGGCACATGCCATAGCACCGTCACGGCAATACTGGTGTTCCGGGAAGATCAACCCTCCGTTGCCTTCCCCGCCAAAGACCCCGCCAATCTCCATCATCTTGCGTGCCACATTGATAGAACCTACAGCTGTCCACGTAAGTTCCACACCTGCTTCCCTGGCAACATCAAGCATACGTAATGATGAACTGACCGGAGTGACAACAGGACCTTTTTTCCTTTCAAGAACATACTTTGCCATCATCGCAAGCAAGACTTCTTCCTCAATGAAATTTCCATTCTCGTCAAAGAACACTGCACGATCTGCATCCCCGTCCTGCGCAACTCCCATGTTAGCACCTGATTTTTTGACGATGTACGCAAGCTCTGTTAGCACGTCAGGGGTCGGCTCGGGATTTCTCCACGGAAATGTTCCATCTACCTGACCATTGATGGTTATGACCTCACAGCCAAGTTTCTGGAGAAGGAACGGGAGCGTAACTGATCCAGCGCCACAGCCCGTATCCACAGCAACTTTGAACCTTTTCCCGCGTATAAGCTCATGGTCCACGGAATTAATAATGCCCCTGAGGTAATACTCATTGGCATTGCTGTCGTGGCGCAGGTCTCCAGTCCTTTCCCAGGATGCCGCACTGAACTCTTTTGAATAATATATCTTTTCGATCTCACTTTCCCCTTCTCTTGAAAGTTCACTTCCGTCAGCAGCTATCAATTTAATTCCATTGTACTCCCTTGGGTTGTGTGATGCAGTTATAACAATTCCCGCATCTGCATGGTCCTTCACATAGTACTGGACAGAAGGTGTAGGGCATATACCTACATCGATAACTGTGAGACCTGCTGAAAGTGCACCTGCAATTGCAGCTGATTTTAACATTTCACCTGAAGCTCTTGTATCCCTGCCAATAGCAACTGTACCACTTGACCCCATATACGTCCCCAGACTTCTTGCAACATCGATTGCCAGTTGAGGAGTTATATATTCGTTCGCTATTCCCCTTACACCATTAGTTCCGAAAAATGCCATCCATTATCACCATTGTTAAAAGTATAGCCTGTATATGTCAAAATCCTATTTTATGTTTTGTGAGAATATGCTATTATAAGATATTCTACATATTCCCAGTAAATGCTGAATGGAAAACTTGAATTATTGAAAAGTGGCATCTCCAAAAAAGAGAGTGTCCTAATTGCCTTTTCCGGTGGAGTGGACAGTTCTGTCCTTGCGGCCATAGCTTATAGAACCCTGGGAAAAAATGCAGTGGCGGTAACTATCAAAAACCACTCATTTCCAAAAAGGGAATTGGAATGTGCTAAAATGGTTGCTGAAGAAATAGGTATTGAACACATGATCATTTATTTGAATGAATTGAAGGTGCCACTGGTATCTGAAAATGGACCAAATAGATGTTATCATTGCAAAAAAGAGATTCTCGGAGTATTAAATTCCGTAAAAGATGAACTGGATTTTAATGTCATTCTCGAGGGAAGTAATGCTTCGGATTCCAATTCATACAGACCGGGAAAAAGAGCAATTGAAGAAGCAGGAGAGAAGGTATACTCCCCTTTCATTGAATTTAATGTGAATAAGGATGAAATCAGGCAGATTGCAAGACAACTAGGACTTTCTGTTGCAAGCAAACATCCATCACCCTGTCTTGCCTCCCGTTTTCCGTATGGAGATGCACTAACAGAGGAAGCCATCAAAAGAGTGGAAATGGCAGAGGATTTTCTCATCGAAAGGGGTTTTCAGGAATTAAGGGTTCGAGATCATCAGGGAAGTGCACGCATAGAAATTAATCCTGATGAAATGCATTTATTGTTGCAAATACGGAAAGATGTTGTTTTTTATTTAGAGAAAATCGGTTTTAGTTATGTCACCCTGGACATGAAAGGATTCAGAAGCGGAAGCATGGATGAAGTATTATGATTCCAGAAGTCACGATAAGAAAAGCAGAACCACAGGACAGAGCGGACATTGAAGTACTAATGTCCACTTGTTTCCATGGTATTGAAGTATCCCAATGGAGAATCTCAGGGTTGCTGTTATAGACAACAAAATCATTGGTGCAGCATGTCTGGAAACAGAAAACTTCCAGGAGCTTCACTCCATAGCCGTTTATCCGGATTATCGTGGAAAAGGAATTGGTAGACTACTTATGGATTCCTTTACTGTTGATATGAAGGAGGGGACCATTTTATTTACGAGAACTACTTCACCTGTCTTTTTTGAAAAAGTGGGTTTTATCAGACTTGATGATTCCGAAAAGAAAGAATTATGGGATGATTGTTCGAAGTGCAACAGGTTTAATAACTGTAAACAATCTGTGTTGCGTCTGGAAATTAATAAAAGGTGATATCGTTGCTGACATTAGG
Encoded proteins:
- a CDS encoding DUF99 family protein, which produces MKARFHIKDEIRILGIDDSALIADTITIVGAFFRGGMWLDGVLRSEIIRDGMDATNRIIEMVRKSKHFPQIRAIMLDGVTYGGFNPVDIVHLNQETNIPVIVLMRDLPNLEKMESALTHLPEGEKRMEIIKKAGSIIEVITKDTSNPVFIQCSGIGIKMAARIVQLSSTRSNIPEPLRVAHLIATGIVLGESRGKA
- a CDS encoding GNAT family N-acetyltransferase translates to MENLRVAVIDNKIIGAACLETENFQELHSIAVYPDYRGKGIGRLLMDSFTVDMKEGTILFTRTTSPVFFEKVGFIRLDDSEKKELWDDCSKCNRFNNCKQSVLRLEINKR
- the larE gene encoding ATP-dependent sacrificial sulfur transferase LarE, encoding MLNGKLELLKSGISKKESVLIAFSGGVDSSVLAAIAYRTLGKNAVAVTIKNHSFPKRELECAKMVAEEIGIEHMIIYLNELKVPLVSENGPNRCYHCKKEILGVLNSVKDELDFNVILEGSNASDSNSYRPGKRAIEEAGEKVYSPFIEFNVNKDEIRQIARQLGLSVASKHPSPCLASRFPYGDALTEEAIKRVEMAEDFLIERGFQELRVRDHQGSARIEINPDEMHLLLQIRKDVVFYLEKIGFSYVTLDMKGFRSGSMDEVL
- the glmM gene encoding phosphoglucosamine mutase, whose protein sequence is MAFFGTNGVRGIANEYITPQLAIDVARSLGTYMGSSGTVAIGRDTRASGEMLKSAAIAGALSAGLTVIDVGICPTPSVQYYVKDHADAGIVITASHNPREYNGIKLIAADGSELSREGESEIEKIYYSKEFSAASWERTGDLRHDSNANEYYLRGIINSVDHELIRGKRFKVAVDTGCGAGSVTLPFLLQKLGCEVITINGQVDGTFPWRNPEPTPDVLTELAYIVKKSGANMGVAQDGDADRAVFFDENGNFIEEEVLLAMMAKYVLERKKGPVVTPVSSSLRMLDVAREAGVELTWTAVGSINVARKMMEIGGVFGGEGNGGLIFPEHQYCRDGAMACAKFLEIIASGQKLSELASSVPLYFNSKTKVRAENLQSTMENVKKEVLSKDNEVDTTDGVKVWYDDGWVLIRPSGTEPIIRIFAESKTKERADALMNEGIELVNSSK